The nucleotide sequence GACGCCATTACCAACATGGTGGATACCGAATGGTTCACTCACCTATCAACACCATCGTGCCCGGTCGCGTGTCATTTAGAACCCTCCACGTTCTCCACCGCGTCAGGCACGGAGTCACGGGGCCTGATGAAGACACGACCCCTGTACTGCTTGCCGTCGCTATAGGGGAGGCGATACAAGACTTCGCCATCGCGCAGAACAATAAAACCGTCCCCGTATGCATAACTAATCTCTCCGGTGGTGTATAACCGCCTGTAATAATACCAGTACAACTTTCCGCCCTCCTTGAGGTGTCGCTTGATCTCATCATAGTAGGAGAACTCTTCCTCCCGACTCTTTGCCCACACGGCCCTCCGCCGGGCCAGGTACGCCCGGAGTTCCTCCGGATCATTCAGCCGCCTTTCGACCCCGTTGGCAAAACCCTCCAATCCTTCCCAGCCGAACATAGCCGTCATTTCTACCGGTTCCAACACTGCCGGATGCAATCGCATGTAAATGGCCTCTTCCGGGTGCTTGAGCTGAAACCTCAGGGCCTCGTCGAGGTCGAGGTGTTTGGTCGCACATCCAGACAGAAGACAAGCCAGCACACCAGTGATCAAGAATCTGTTACGCTGTTTCATGGGCGACAAGGCTCGCAACAATCTCTAAACGCCGGTGATGTACGCGGGCATGCTTGCCCGACGTGGTTGGTATACACAACATGGACTGCTCCAGCCCAGTCCAAGGTAACTTCGTAATCAAATGAGATGCGAATCCGCCTCCGCGTGTAGTCGCAAACAATCGAGCCGTTGGTGATCTGCAAACTGACGTTATAACCGGGGCTGGCCAAGCAATCAACCACACATCCGACAAACTTCTGTGTCAGCTCTTTCCCAAGCGCAAGGTCCTCCCCCTGGGTGAGCTCCTCGAAGGATGGCAGCCCTTTATTATCTTTATCTTCCCGTTCTTGACACATGCGCATCAACTTTCCGCAAAGGAAATTGAAATTGACTTTGTCGCCTATCTTTTCCATGCCGGTTTTCACAGCACACTTTGCTGCGCATACCAGCGCCCGCCGCACAATGTCGGGGGGATTGGGCATTGGAGGGCGGCGCGGCGGAGGAGTCGAAGGCCGTCGCACATGTGTCGCCAAGCCTTCCACGTCAACATCCTCAATCGGGCTGTTAATCAACGCCGCATAAATGTTGGCGCCGCCACTCTCCTCCAGTGGATCCCTGCTCAACCACCTCCCCAGGGCGGGACTGTAGGCCCGGTATTCGTACAGCACCAGGCCCGTCGCGTCCTCCGACCGCTTCGTGCTGAAGCGGAACGGATTCGAACCTGCCGCGGCGCCCGTCAGCCGCAAGGGCTCCCCAAACGGTCCATACTCGTACCGGGCAGTTTCGGTACCGGTGCTCGCCGAGACCAGGGTCCACACGTTCCCGTTGCCGTCATACGTCACAAAGTGCACTCCCNNNNNNNNNNACCGCTCAACCGCACCCACAACAACCCGCCCACACCACCCGCTCCGTCCAGGGATTCCGAAACATCCAATCCCCACACGTACGACCGCACCACCGCACCGTTCGTCCCGTGCAGCTCCGCAATGTGACGACCAAACCACACGGGATCACTCACCAGCTTCAGATCCTCCACCACCTGCCACGTGCTGTTCGTCCATACGTACCGCACCTGCCGTACCCGACGCCCCAACGCATCGTACGTCCAGTCCACCCGACGCCGATCCACACTGCCCCAGCTCATCACGCGCACCAGCCGGTTCTCAGCATCCCAACTGTACACCCACCGACCGTCCCGGACAAGATTCCCGTCCAGGTCGTAGTTCATCAGCTCCGGCGTCTGCACCACCACCGCCGTCCGCACCTCACCCTGCAGCCGGTCCCGTGGGTACAAAGGCATGGAGGGACTGAACCACAGAGACACAGAGGACACGGAGAACGGCCAAAAGAGAGCGCGCAAAGCATGTGGCGAGCTCCATGGCGGCGGTTGGTGTCCGACAATGTTTTCCGCAGCCCCTTGCCCCGGCAAAAGCCGGATGGCCGGCATCGGTTCCGATCAACAGCTTATTATAGGCGCATCGAGGTGACGGCCTGGGACGCGGTCCCTCCCACGGGACCTTGGAGGAGGGGCACAGTCCTCTGTGCGTGTTCATGCGGCAGCTCAAGCCGCCCTGGAGAGTCGCCGTCCTCGACGATTGAAAAAACTGGGGGGCGAACGCCCGCCGGGAGGGGCGCAGTCCTCTGCGCCCGATACTCTTGCTGACCGCGGGGACCCGGACCCTCCCGACCTCGCGAATGGCTGGGGTGCCTTCGATTTGGGGATTCCCCGGGAGGGGCACGGTCCCCCGTGCCCGCATTGTTCCACGGACCGTGACAACGGTCCCTTCCGGGCTGACACATGCGGTAGGGCGTCCTCGATCCGACGATGGCGGGGGAAGGCACCGTCCCCGGTGCCCGCCGGATGCGCATCGTATGCACGCCATCCCTCGCTGCTTGGCCGAAGCTGCAGGATGCCCTCGCTGGG is from Limisphaera ngatamarikiensis and encodes:
- a CDS encoding RHS repeat domain-containing protein; protein product: GVHFVTYDGNGNVWTLVSASTGTETARYEYGPFGEPLRLTGAAAGSNPFRFSTKRSEDATGLVLYEYRAYSPALGRWLSRDPLEESGGANIYAALINSPIEDVDVEGLATHVRRPSTPPPRRPPMPNPPDIVRRALVCAAKCAVKTGMEKIGDKVNFNFLCGKLMRMCQEREDKDNKGLPSFEELTQGEDLALGKELTQKFVGCVVDCLASPGYNVSLQITNGSIVCDYTRRRIRISFDYEVTLDWAGAVHVVYTNHVGQACPRTSPAFRDCCEPCRP